A window of the Mucilaginibacter sp. cycad4 genome harbors these coding sequences:
- a CDS encoding GH92 family glycosyl hydrolase, whose product MKKIIYFVLALILLGSNLYAQQISHLRYVDPFIGTTVSNVLTKWGNNGGCYPGAAAPSGSIQLSPETRVTGARGYNFADSSIYYFSCLGHMSGFPGGSSGYFFIMPLNSDVNFETGKSSLRFSHKKETARPGYYKVYFDDQRITAEATTTARTGMFRFTFDGNADPQIFIGGIGEIQSISNKIIHTSNANAGINFSEGYTYKKEVTGGWLFSFPKAKTGVKMITVKLSKSSVGYLNAQHNIDQEIGSLSFDQVRTKTGSEWAKLLSVVDITDDNEQNKKVFYTALYHSLLLPWVADDVDGSYRGNDGKVYQKTGQNQYEAFSPWDTFRSLHPLLTLLYPQKQQDVILSILDVYKQSGHLPTESMTGNHAVPIIVDSYMKGITGFDKELAYEAMKKDLVDGPFVQSDMEVYHQKGYVPFTRQESVTRTVEYAYDDWALSQFADKVMKDKSTYQLSAGRGINYRNLLNKDELFMFPRNGEEFKLQPGTSGYKEGDKWVYSYFVPQNGKDLINMTGGNEQFAARLDSALGNNSILFDNETVFHLPYLFNQAGKPRLTQKWVRDIMLNRFSATPGGLPGNDDLGSTSSWYIFSAMGIYPVCPGRPLYAIGAPLFKSGTLHLSNGKKFIISSNNSSLKNSYVQSLRVNGKAWQQLILPHSVLVNGGTMAFDMGEKPGNWPANKDPIELSTTQKNTAFSVVNYSVNKKSVVPDEPLIIKFRLKNTGSKGIKTVKLLVDGKPYGYKNCLMESGQTVQDSIVFRLYLVGKSILKLGDTPPFTIDIKLPAKPQEHPFKISGLEVKSMIRLNDIQEIKYQIKNTGGLKQTFIIPVIQNDSVVFTDKIKLNAGEAKTISHNITVIKKGFKYLRVDTAKTIYKVYDDGKESLLLDFRSIVPGKIVADSSGFNNNGNIISTSAMADNDKLLFGDSTYVEVPNSPALDRMAESITMMGWVYPMGNEKGLVDIITKGDNHVLQMTDNKTLTFFAGGWGRGDCTVNLPADWQLHWHHIAGVCNGKTLYVYIDGVLSGTSLLEVSADLSVNNRWTLGRNEEFPSERVFHGYMNRVKVFKAALSADDIKAIVSAERQ is encoded by the coding sequence TTGAAGAAGATAATATATTTCGTCTTAGCCTTGATACTACTGGGCTCCAATCTCTATGCCCAACAAATAAGCCACTTGCGCTATGTTGACCCATTTATTGGCACTACTGTAAGTAACGTGCTTACCAAATGGGGCAATAATGGAGGATGTTATCCCGGAGCAGCTGCTCCATCAGGATCAATACAACTAAGCCCGGAAACACGGGTTACCGGAGCAAGGGGATATAATTTTGCCGATAGCTCAATTTATTATTTCAGCTGCCTGGGGCACATGAGCGGTTTTCCGGGAGGATCATCAGGTTACTTTTTTATAATGCCACTGAATAGTGATGTCAACTTTGAAACCGGTAAATCAAGCCTGCGTTTTTCGCACAAAAAGGAGACCGCCAGGCCCGGTTACTATAAAGTTTATTTTGATGATCAGCGGATTACAGCAGAAGCTACCACTACCGCAAGAACAGGTATGTTCCGTTTTACTTTCGATGGCAATGCTGATCCGCAAATTTTTATAGGCGGCATAGGTGAGATTCAATCCATATCAAATAAAATAATCCATACTTCAAACGCTAATGCGGGTATAAATTTCAGCGAAGGATACACATATAAAAAAGAAGTTACGGGAGGCTGGCTTTTCTCCTTCCCAAAAGCTAAAACGGGCGTTAAAATGATCACCGTGAAGTTAAGCAAATCATCGGTTGGTTATCTCAACGCGCAACATAATATTGATCAGGAGATAGGCAGCCTTAGTTTTGATCAGGTGCGGACGAAGACCGGTAGCGAATGGGCTAAATTATTATCGGTTGTTGATATAACTGACGATAATGAACAGAATAAGAAGGTGTTTTACACAGCGCTTTATCATTCGCTGTTGCTGCCTTGGGTTGCCGACGATGTGGATGGCAGCTACAGGGGAAATGATGGCAAGGTTTATCAAAAAACGGGGCAAAACCAGTATGAAGCTTTTTCTCCGTGGGACACTTTCAGGTCTTTGCATCCTTTACTTACACTGCTTTATCCGCAAAAGCAACAGGATGTAATCCTATCTATACTGGACGTTTACAAGCAAAGCGGGCATCTGCCAACTGAAAGCATGACCGGTAACCATGCTGTTCCCATAATTGTTGATTCATATATGAAAGGGATCACTGGTTTTGATAAAGAGCTTGCTTATGAGGCCATGAAGAAAGATTTAGTCGACGGGCCATTTGTTCAGTCAGACATGGAAGTTTATCATCAAAAAGGCTACGTTCCTTTTACCCGGCAAGAATCAGTCACCCGCACAGTTGAGTATGCCTATGACGATTGGGCATTATCGCAATTTGCAGATAAAGTGATGAAGGATAAATCAACTTACCAGTTATCGGCAGGCAGAGGGATTAACTACCGCAATCTTTTAAATAAAGATGAATTGTTCATGTTCCCGCGAAACGGCGAGGAATTTAAACTTCAACCTGGTACATCAGGTTATAAGGAGGGTGATAAATGGGTATACTCATATTTTGTGCCCCAAAATGGTAAAGACCTGATTAACATGACAGGCGGTAACGAGCAATTCGCCGCCCGATTGGATTCTGCCCTTGGTAACAACTCCATTTTGTTTGATAATGAAACAGTATTTCACCTGCCTTACCTGTTTAACCAGGCCGGCAAGCCCCGGTTAACACAAAAGTGGGTGAGGGATATCATGCTCAACAGGTTCAGCGCTACACCGGGCGGTTTGCCCGGTAATGATGACCTGGGTTCAACATCCAGCTGGTATATCTTCAGCGCCATGGGCATCTATCCTGTATGCCCCGGCAGGCCGCTTTATGCCATTGGTGCACCGTTGTTTAAATCCGGAACACTTCATCTGTCAAACGGCAAAAAGTTTATCATCAGCAGCAATAATTCCTCCTTGAAAAATAGCTATGTACAATCATTGCGGGTAAACGGTAAGGCCTGGCAGCAGTTAATTCTGCCGCATTCGGTATTGGTGAACGGGGGCACAATGGCTTTTGACATGGGTGAAAAGCCGGGTAACTGGCCCGCGAATAAAGATCCAATTGAACTTTCAACCACACAAAAAAACACTGCTTTTAGCGTAGTGAATTATTCAGTCAATAAAAAAAGTGTGGTGCCGGATGAGCCGCTTATAATAAAGTTCAGGCTCAAAAATACAGGTAGCAAAGGTATTAAAACCGTAAAATTATTGGTTGATGGAAAGCCATACGGTTATAAAAATTGCTTGATGGAGTCCGGGCAAACCGTTCAGGATTCCATTGTATTTCGCCTTTACCTGGTTGGGAAATCAATATTGAAGCTTGGTGATACACCTCCGTTTACAATCGATATAAAACTGCCAGCAAAACCTCAAGAGCATCCTTTCAAAATATCTGGGCTGGAAGTAAAATCCATGATTAGGCTAAATGACATTCAGGAAATAAAATATCAGATAAAGAACACAGGCGGCCTCAAGCAAACCTTTATCATACCCGTAATTCAAAATGATTCGGTTGTTTTTACAGATAAGATTAAACTGAATGCAGGTGAGGCTAAAACCATCAGCCATAATATAACAGTCATTAAAAAAGGATTTAAGTACCTGAGGGTTGATACCGCTAAAACTATATATAAAGTTTATGATGACGGTAAGGAATCCTTATTGCTTGATTTCAGGTCGATTGTTCCCGGCAAAATAGTAGCTGATAGTTCGGGATTTAACAATAATGGTAACATTATTTCAACTTCAGCAATGGCCGATAATGACAAACTACTGTTTGGTGACAGCACGTATGTGGAAGTTCCAAACTCACCGGCTTTAGATAGAATGGCTGAATCCATTACCATGATGGGATGGGTTTACCCAATGGGTAACGAGAAAGGCTTGGTTGATATCATTACCAAAGGCGATAACCACGTGCTGCAAATGACCGATAACAAAACCCTTACCTTTTTTGCCGGCGGATGGGGCAGGGGTGATTGTACCGTAAACCTCCCTGCTGATTGGCAACTGCATTGGCACCATATAGCCGGTGTGTGTAATGGCAAAACACTATATGTTTATATCGATGGTGTATTGTCAGGAACCTCGCTATTAGAGGTAAGCGCTGATCTGTCCGTAAATAACAGATGGACATTAGGACGAAATGAGGAATTCCCGTCGGAACGGGTGTTTCATGGTTATATGAACAGGGTAAAAGTATTTAAAGCCGCATTATCCGCTGACGATATCAAAGCCATTGTATCAGCAGAAAGACAGTGA
- a CDS encoding heparan-alpha-glucosaminide N-acetyltransferase domain-containing protein: protein MAATTERFTALDVFRGMTICFMIIVNAPGSGANVWSPLDHAAWIGFTPTDLVFPSFLFAVGNALSFSKKKFETDAAFIGKIFKRTVIIFLLGYLMYWFPFFHREAGGWAFNPLSHTRIMGVLQRIALCYFFGALIVHYCSQKTTVIISVVLLIGYWAFLIFLGEPGKEYTMLGNAGTRLDIALLGNDHLYHDKGGPIAFDPEGLLSTMTGIVNVIGGFLAGAFIQRKGKNYESVARLFMCGVLLIAGSLFWAQFFPIAKKLWTSSFTLLTIGIDLLLLGFMVFAIEIKKMKKWTNFFLVFGRNSLAIYLLSELLLTVFQTIWIKPQLSFYDWINEVFYQKLFPGAFGTLVFALCYTMLCWLVAWVLDKKKIYIKI from the coding sequence ATGGCTGCAACAACCGAAAGATTTACCGCGCTTGATGTTTTCCGTGGTATGACCATTTGCTTTATGATCATCGTTAATGCCCCCGGTTCGGGGGCCAACGTATGGTCGCCGCTTGACCACGCGGCCTGGATCGGTTTTACACCTACCGACCTCGTTTTTCCATCGTTCCTATTTGCCGTTGGTAATGCGCTCAGTTTCTCCAAAAAGAAATTTGAAACTGATGCTGCTTTTATAGGCAAGATCTTTAAACGTACGGTTATCATTTTCCTGTTGGGATACCTCATGTATTGGTTCCCTTTCTTTCACCGGGAGGCTGGTGGCTGGGCATTTAACCCTTTAAGCCATACCCGTATTATGGGGGTGTTACAGCGCATAGCGTTATGCTACTTCTTCGGCGCACTGATAGTTCATTATTGCTCACAAAAAACGACTGTCATCATATCTGTGGTGCTTTTAATAGGTTATTGGGCTTTCCTCATATTTTTGGGCGAACCGGGTAAAGAATATACCATGCTTGGCAATGCCGGCACCAGGTTGGATATCGCGCTGTTAGGTAACGATCATTTGTATCATGACAAAGGTGGCCCCATAGCTTTCGACCCGGAAGGTTTATTGAGCACCATGACCGGGATTGTGAATGTAATTGGCGGCTTTCTCGCTGGCGCATTCATTCAGCGTAAGGGTAAAAATTATGAGTCGGTTGCGCGTTTGTTCATGTGTGGTGTTTTACTGATTGCCGGCTCGCTATTCTGGGCGCAGTTTTTTCCCATCGCCAAAAAACTGTGGACAAGCTCATTTACCTTGCTTACTATCGGTATTGATCTTTTACTGTTAGGTTTCATGGTATTTGCCATCGAAATAAAAAAGATGAAAAAGTGGACAAACTTCTTTCTCGTTTTCGGTCGCAATTCACTGGCAATATACCTGCTGTCGGAATTGCTGCTTACCGTTTTCCAAACCATTTGGATCAAACCACAGCTCAGTTTTTATGACTGGATCAACGAGGTGTTTTATCAAAAGCTATTTCCCGGTGCTTTTGGCACACTGGTATTTGCCCTTTGTTATACGATGCTTTGCTGGCTGGTAGCCTGGGTACTTGATAAAAAGAAGATTTATATTAAAATATAA
- a CDS encoding beta-galactosidase, translating to MKLHHYILTVILLLSAFTKVHSQSANDHIFPASAVAKPYIDFDSKGFMVNGKRTFIVSAGLEYARIPHELWYDRLLKIKRAGFNCIEIYTIWNFHEEHEGKFNFTGDHDLGKFLDIVKDLGMYAIVRVGPYYCAEWDNGGYPIWLKFKKGLHVREDNKPFEKYVDHFFDHLLPVVFQRQINKGGAVILVQLENEHPSGWGTIMPDGYFKHLQSKALQMGMQVPYFFSGLHHASDPAGDDKLDDDKRPNPWFSTEFWAVWYSQYGAKPGDAGLYDRRTWKIIAHGGNGYNYYMAHGGSNFGYTNNDEDAASYDYGTAIGQAGDLRPIYYTFKRAAWFSRSFQEVLENSGSVSTAYKDIVADTALKISARTSPAGDLIFLDNPGAFKVSASLNIKGAEDLLAGKTINVQSKEIYPLVHNYKLNDDVMLDWAFTRVFGIVKQANTTTIIVDAEPGDPLLLRFNTKDKALSKPTTVKVGNNDVLIDEKMPVAADAPVEFTFTSGSQTIRVLAMNRTLTDKTWIIETEGKNYITTGLNYVGDASVKNGQFKITAETPLSSNAAQKAILYTDNKEIDFNIDAKKGSQQQTINLSNWQYKNAAVGAASNVNTSTWLKSKAPQPMGADGDITADAWYRTTLDIPSNGKYTLQVKGGGRGQAFIDGKPAAKWKLNDNELSLDLKQGKHTLAVFAAHDGRDKLAAYLGPIDEVDSKGLFGNALIKKGGPFITELENWYVTKAAKKEDVKQGPPAFDASAYKKYKIGADVFNLKEGYAWFHTTIPQQQAGTSKITILFKSVDENATVFINGKQVAHHDGWNQPFEVNITDAEALRRPIDLSVFIENYSNEGGIDQPVKINAIGDATAVTGWQLKGGPGDAQAVQGWAKLDVAKQTNSVPAFYRTTFSVPQLPGSTFIWRFDPVGLGHGSVWVNGHNLGRYPEKLDIKSLYIPECWLKSGINQLVVYDEDGSSINKTRIVAEEAAGRLINKISIPLN from the coding sequence ATGAAGCTCCATCACTATATACTAACAGTTATCTTACTGTTAAGCGCCTTTACTAAAGTACACAGTCAAAGCGCTAACGACCATATTTTCCCGGCCTCGGCAGTTGCCAAACCCTACATAGATTTTGACAGCAAAGGTTTTATGGTGAATGGTAAACGCACATTCATTGTATCAGCCGGGCTGGAATATGCCCGTATCCCACACGAGCTTTGGTATGATAGATTATTGAAGATCAAAAGAGCTGGTTTTAATTGCATTGAGATCTACACTATCTGGAACTTTCATGAAGAGCACGAAGGTAAATTTAATTTCACCGGCGACCATGACCTTGGAAAATTCCTCGACATAGTTAAAGATTTAGGTATGTACGCCATTGTGCGCGTTGGCCCGTATTACTGTGCCGAATGGGATAACGGGGGCTACCCAATATGGCTTAAATTTAAAAAGGGCTTGCACGTACGCGAAGACAACAAACCTTTTGAGAAATATGTCGACCACTTTTTTGATCATCTTTTGCCGGTAGTATTCCAAAGGCAAATCAATAAAGGTGGCGCCGTAATACTGGTTCAGCTTGAAAACGAGCATCCCAGCGGCTGGGGCACTATTATGCCCGATGGCTATTTTAAACATCTGCAATCAAAAGCATTGCAAATGGGTATGCAAGTGCCCTATTTTTTCAGCGGTTTACACCATGCCAGTGACCCTGCTGGCGATGATAAACTTGATGACGATAAACGGCCAAACCCATGGTTCTCTACCGAGTTTTGGGCCGTTTGGTATTCGCAATATGGCGCTAAGCCAGGTGATGCCGGTCTTTACGACAGACGTACCTGGAAAATCATTGCCCATGGCGGCAATGGCTATAACTATTACATGGCGCATGGTGGCTCAAACTTTGGTTATACCAATAATGATGAAGATGCTGCTTCATATGATTATGGTACAGCCATAGGCCAGGCCGGCGATTTAAGGCCCATCTATTACACTTTTAAACGTGCTGCCTGGTTTTCGCGTAGCTTTCAGGAGGTATTGGAGAACAGCGGAAGCGTATCGACAGCTTACAAGGATATAGTTGCGGATACTGCCCTGAAAATATCTGCACGCACAAGCCCGGCCGGTGATCTGATATTTTTAGATAATCCGGGTGCTTTTAAAGTAAGCGCATCATTAAATATCAAGGGTGCTGAAGATCTGCTTGCGGGTAAAACCATCAACGTTCAATCTAAGGAGATCTACCCTTTAGTGCATAATTATAAACTCAATGATGATGTTATGCTTGATTGGGCGTTTACACGTGTATTCGGAATAGTTAAACAAGCTAACACTACTACGATAATTGTTGACGCTGAACCCGGCGATCCGCTGTTGCTTCGGTTCAATACAAAAGATAAAGCTTTGTCAAAACCAACTACCGTAAAAGTTGGTAATAATGATGTGTTGATTGATGAGAAAATGCCTGTTGCCGCGGATGCACCTGTGGAATTTACCTTTACCTCCGGCTCGCAGACCATCAGGGTTTTGGCCATGAACCGGACTTTAACCGACAAAACATGGATCATCGAAACTGAAGGCAAAAACTATATCACTACCGGGCTGAACTATGTTGGTGATGCCTCGGTTAAAAATGGTCAATTTAAAATCACTGCAGAAACGCCTTTATCCTCAAATGCAGCTCAAAAAGCAATTTTATATACTGATAACAAAGAGATTGATTTTAATATCGATGCCAAAAAGGGCAGTCAGCAGCAAACCATCAATTTATCTAATTGGCAATATAAAAACGCGGCAGTTGGCGCGGCATCGAACGTAAACACAAGTACATGGCTCAAATCAAAAGCCCCGCAGCCTATGGGCGCGGATGGCGATATTACTGCCGATGCGTGGTACCGGACTACATTAGATATACCATCAAACGGAAAATATACCCTGCAAGTAAAAGGCGGCGGTAGGGGCCAAGCGTTTATCGACGGCAAGCCGGCTGCAAAATGGAAACTAAACGACAATGAGTTATCCCTCGATCTTAAACAAGGGAAGCATACACTTGCCGTCTTTGCTGCGCATGATGGCCGTGATAAGCTGGCCGCCTACCTTGGCCCAATAGATGAAGTGGATAGCAAAGGGCTTTTCGGCAATGCGCTGATCAAAAAGGGAGGGCCGTTTATTACCGAGCTTGAAAACTGGTATGTTACGAAAGCCGCAAAAAAGGAAGATGTAAAACAAGGGCCGCCTGCGTTTGATGCCTCGGCATATAAAAAATATAAAATAGGTGCTGATGTTTTTAACCTGAAAGAGGGCTATGCCTGGTTCCATACAACCATTCCGCAGCAACAAGCAGGTACATCTAAAATAACCATTTTGTTTAAAAGTGTTGACGAAAATGCAACCGTATTTATTAACGGTAAACAGGTAGCCCATCATGATGGCTGGAACCAGCCTTTCGAGGTGAATATTACGGATGCGGAAGCTTTAAGGCGCCCGATCGATCTTTCTGTTTTTATCGAAAATTACTCGAACGAGGGTGGTATCGATCAACCTGTAAAAATTAATGCCATCGGAGATGCTACAGCCGTGACCGGCTGGCAATTGAAGGGCGGTCCAGGCGATGCTCAAGCGGTTCAAGGCTGGGCAAAGCTGGATGTAGCTAAACAAACGAACAGTGTGCCGGCCTTTTATCGCACCACTTTCAGCGTACCTCAATTACCAGGTAGTACATTCATCTGGCGTTTTGATCCGGTAGGATTAGGTCACGGTTCTGTTTGGGTTAATGGGCATAACCTGGGGCGATACCCGGAAAAGCTGGATATTAAAAGTCTTTATATCCCTGAATGCTGGCTCAAGTCAGGCATAAATCAACTGGTGGTTTATGATGAAGACGGTAGCAGTATCAATAAAACCCGCATTGTAGCCGAAGAGGCCGCAGGCCGTTTAATCAATAAAATTTCAATACCCCTTAATTAA
- a CDS encoding alpha-N-acetylglucosaminidase, with product MRKCLLVLAAIISFGLKAGAQVDQKASYDFIERVIPGKSNLFTVEVIPQQNGKDVFELESRNGKIVLRGNNGLSIASALNYYLKTYCFCDIGWNGTNLNLPATLPAVKGTIHKTTPYQYRYYLNYCTFNYTMAWWDWDRWQKEIDWMALNGINLPLAITGEEAVWQSVYKDMGFTDKQLDEFFSGPAYFSWFWMGNIDAWGGPLPQHWMDSHKALQKKILERERSFGMTPVLSSFTGHVPPSFKDKFPGAKVKKTNWDAGFPDVYILDPDDPMFESIGKKYIEAQTKEFGTDHLYSADTFNENVPPTNDSTYLDGMSKKVFNSMAAADPKAIWVMQGWMFHYNNKFWQPQQIKALLNAVPNEQMIVLDLYSDAHPVWNRTEAYYGKPWIWSMLQNFGGNISLFGRMRHVAADPAIAQHDPESKNMRGIGVTPEGIEQNPALFALMLENVWRDTPIDADKWVTNYAQRRYGQVNTQAGEAWHILLNSVYSGGLTEGGPESIIVARPTMKKYIDRVLTKLDYDPMQLVKAWGLLINAADSLKQSDGFRYDLVDVTRQVLANYASPLQQKMAQAYQNKDQQQFKLYSGQFLELMDDMDALLSTRKDFLLGKWINEARANGITDKEKNLYEFNARDLVTLWGDKESGLREYSNRQWAGLIKGYYKPRWAMFFNQLDKALSTQTDFNADAFDKQVKDWEWQWVNKHDNAYTDVAKGDAVEKSKQLYVKYNAVISQTK from the coding sequence ATGAGAAAGTGTTTACTTGTTTTAGCTGCTATTATTTCATTCGGCCTTAAAGCCGGTGCCCAGGTTGATCAAAAAGCCTCTTATGATTTTATTGAAAGGGTAATTCCCGGTAAAAGTAATTTGTTTACTGTTGAGGTTATCCCGCAACAAAACGGCAAAGATGTATTTGAGCTGGAAAGCCGCAATGGTAAAATAGTGCTCAGGGGTAATAACGGCCTGTCAATAGCATCGGCATTAAACTACTATCTGAAAACTTATTGTTTTTGCGATATCGGCTGGAATGGCACCAACCTTAATTTGCCAGCAACCCTGCCTGCTGTTAAAGGGACCATCCATAAAACAACGCCTTACCAGTACCGCTACTATTTAAACTACTGTACTTTTAACTATACCATGGCCTGGTGGGATTGGGACCGCTGGCAAAAAGAAATTGACTGGATGGCCCTAAACGGTATTAACCTGCCGCTGGCTATAACCGGCGAGGAAGCTGTTTGGCAATCAGTTTATAAAGACATGGGCTTTACCGATAAACAACTGGACGAGTTTTTTAGCGGTCCGGCTTATTTTTCCTGGTTTTGGATGGGTAACATTGATGCATGGGGTGGTCCGCTGCCACAGCACTGGATGGACTCGCACAAGGCATTGCAAAAAAAGATTTTGGAGCGTGAACGCTCTTTCGGGATGACGCCCGTATTATCGTCATTCACCGGCCACGTGCCGCCATCATTTAAAGATAAATTCCCCGGTGCCAAGGTAAAAAAAACCAACTGGGATGCCGGGTTTCCCGATGTTTATATCCTTGACCCCGACGACCCGATGTTTGAAAGCATCGGCAAAAAATATATTGAAGCGCAGACCAAAGAATTTGGTACGGACCACCTGTACTCTGCCGATACTTTTAACGAAAACGTGCCGCCAACCAATGATTCAACCTACCTTGATGGCATGAGTAAAAAGGTATTCAACTCCATGGCCGCTGCCGATCCGAAAGCTATTTGGGTAATGCAGGGCTGGATGTTTCACTATAATAACAAATTCTGGCAACCGCAGCAGATCAAGGCCTTGCTTAACGCGGTGCCTAATGAACAAATGATCGTGCTTGACCTGTACAGCGATGCCCACCCGGTTTGGAACCGTACTGAAGCTTACTATGGTAAACCATGGATCTGGAGCATGCTGCAAAACTTTGGCGGCAATATCAGCCTGTTTGGTCGCATGCGCCATGTAGCCGCTGATCCGGCCATTGCCCAGCATGACCCCGAATCAAAAAATATGCGTGGCATTGGTGTTACGCCCGAAGGTATTGAACAAAACCCGGCGCTGTTTGCCCTGATGCTCGAAAACGTTTGGCGCGATACCCCGATAGATGCCGATAAATGGGTTACAAACTATGCTCAACGCCGTTACGGGCAGGTAAACACCCAGGCCGGTGAGGCATGGCACATCCTGTTAAATTCCGTTTATTCAGGCGGCTTAACAGAAGGGGGCCCTGAATCGATCATCGTGGCAAGGCCGACAATGAAGAAATACATCGATAGGGTATTAACCAAGTTGGATTATGATCCTATGCAATTAGTTAAAGCATGGGGCTTGCTCATAAACGCTGCCGATAGCCTGAAACAAAGCGACGGTTTCCGGTACGATCTGGTTGATGTAACCCGGCAGGTACTGGCCAACTATGCAAGTCCGCTGCAACAGAAAATGGCGCAGGCTTATCAAAATAAAGATCAACAGCAATTTAAACTATACAGCGGCCAGTTTTTGGAGCTGATGGACGATATGGATGCTTTGTTAAGCACCCGAAAAGATTTCCTGTTAGGGAAATGGATCAACGAAGCAAGGGCTAATGGTATCACCGACAAAGAGAAAAACCTGTACGAATTTAACGCCCGCGACCTGGTTACCCTTTGGGGCGATAAGGAAAGCGGCTTAAGAGAATACTCCAACCGCCAATGGGCTGGTTTAATAAAAGGTTATTATAAACCACGATGGGCAATGTTCTTTAATCAGCTGGATAAAGCGTTATCAACCCAAACCGATTTTAATGCCGATGCCTTTGACAAGCAAGTGAAAGATTGGGAGTGGCAATGGGTAAATAAGCATGACAATGCTTACACTGATGTTGCTAAAGGCGATGCCGTTGAAAAATCAAAGCAATTGTATGTGAAGTATAATGCGGTGATTTCGCAAACGAAATAA